Genomic segment of Zingiber officinale cultivar Zhangliang chromosome 11B, Zo_v1.1, whole genome shotgun sequence:
GATATGATCTATTTCATGGCCATCTCTTCATTGCCGACTCTGGAAGACTTGGCATTTTGTAAGTAGAAAATGATCTTCCAATTTCTCAGCAAAGTTATGGCTTTCTTATTGTTTGAAATTCTGTGATCTTCTGCAGTGCTCACTCTATTTTCATGCTCCTTTTGTCAGAGTGACAAGTGTTTTCAAGGAATTAATTGTAGCAAACATAGAACGTGTCTTAGTGTTTGTGATGCCTATGCAAATTtaactagaaaaaaaattaaacaattaaactAAAATGATTTATCTCTTGGTAAATGATCACAGGCTACTGAagtccttcctcatcttcgacagtttcatcttcttgatctcttgattgcaagtattaattgattgatgcatgcaatgtgaaGACTATTATAGCTAAGCAAATCATAAGAGAAGAACATATTTTCTgactataataaaaaaaagactAAAACTAATGCTTGTCATTGCACCATATGCGTGAAGTTTATTATCCTGCTGTTCTTTTATAAGTGTGTGATCATATTTTCAGTTTGGTATATGAAAAAACTACATGGTTGCATTGCCTATTTTCATATGATTGAATGCATGCCATAAGTTTTTACTTTAAAACTGGAATAATAACTTTTTGCTTACATATGTTTATGGTATTTCCTCTGCATTCATTGTTTATGGTTaagttattttcaattttttctccTCTATTTCCCAATTAGTCTATGAATTTTGGTTTTTGTCATTTCTCAGTTTTATGTATGAATTAAGCATGTTTAATTGTGGAAAaaaaaatcctcttttctttaGTGTGTTTCTGTTATTCAAGAGTCATGTATATATTGTCTTTATTAGTGATGTGAGGGTATGCAGACAAGAGGAACATGTATTCTTCAATTTTATTTTAGCATGCATTTGGTCGAAAAGTATTGTGACATTGTTAAATTATTACATAATTTATTGCAGAATATTCACCATGCTGGTCAACGAATGCCTGGTGAGGAGCAAGAAGATATAGTCATAACCAGTACCCAGAATAACCTATTAAATATGAAGTGCCCTTTGACAGGAAAGCCTGTTACAGAATTGTAAAATCCTGTCCGCTGGTAAAGTAGTGCTTCACTTTTTACCAAAGTTTTATAGTTATGTTTTTAtccaatataaattaaaattccctAATTTTTTGTTTGTTAGTAATGAAAGATGAAAACATATATAACGGTCAAGTGAGATTGTTTCATATGTATAAagccattttttttctttgtgaaTGAACAAATATTAAACGGTTCACAAGTTAACTAAAAACAACTATTTTAAGTGAACTTCTTTCTTAAAATGCAGAGCTTCGTTTCCTTGGAAATCATGTTCCTTCTTGAACCATATTCAATTTGGCATGAGTCCTTATTTGATTAGTTGCGAACTATGAATTTGTGTGCTTTATAGAATGCAATGTGAGATATGTTAATGCCGTAGACAACATTCCATAGctttctacttatatttcattctaACAACTCAAAAAAACCTTTTAACAGATTCTATTGATTCAATTGTTCATGTTCCTTGAACAATGCTTAATGTATATTTATTTATCAAGTAATGAAGAAGCTTATGACTAGTCTGTTTcacatattttttttgtttcccaAGCAAAaggtatgttattattattattaaagtcaTAAATCGTGTTCTTTCTATCTGTTGTTCTTCATCAAGCAGGATGGACTGCAACCATATTTATGAGAAGGAACCAGTAATCCACTACATAAGCACAAAGAAACCACATCCTCGATGCTCAGTTGTAGGTAAGTGCCCTATCTATTGCAGTTGAACTTTCGTTATTGATCTTTTTGCTCATTACAACTACATCCTATCAGGTTGCCCAAAAATTCTCCAAGTTGGACGGGTTGTATGCGACGCCTTGCTTACAATAGAAATTGATGAAATGCGTTTGGCATCAGCTACAAACATAAATTCAACAATGGTAGAAGATTTTTACAGAAGTTGACTGAAAATGGCAACACTGCTCCCTGCAACTTTAAGCTTGATATAATTTTTCAAGGTGATTTAGCCCCTGTCGGTGATTTGTCATCAGCCAATGCGATTTAGGCATCATAGTTAAttatcttttgatgttgtaagaggaatatttgtgtaatttgtggatacagaCTTGATGtctacaatatctattatctttttatattgTAGGAATAATATTATGTATTGGTAACATGGATAtttacttggtgtgtttagatacaccgatgtataataatattaactaaattttgtactattaaaatgttgtataatatcgagttttcactatttcggaaatcgaatCAACGTCgttaaataatattgatattacatcggttttccaccgctgccaaaactggtgttattaacatataatattacatcggttttacatcgttgatgaaacggtgtcgttaagtgatactacaccggttaataaccgattcgaacaccggtgttgttaagtgatactacaccggttttaacccgatgtctaaaatgacagacctttttcatcaccttcatagacatcggtcgaaaatgtaatagacaccgttggaaaaccgatgtctatgagggtttttgttgtagtgttgagCTCCTTAACGATGAATCTTTGGCTTTGAAATTAGAGCTCCAAGCTTcaatgtcttcttcttcctctagctctttgctCTCTCGGTGATTAGTCTAATGAAGAGCGACCTCTCTTTAATATCACTTGTTATGACACTCCGGCGAGCTAAAGGAGGGATGATTAGCTTCAATCATTTCGTCGATGATGAGTTACAGTAGAAAATACTCAAAGCAATGATAACACCCTTAATTTTACTTGGATCCAAGGATCCACTCCTCACTCACAGATATACTATGAAATCCTCCTTCTAGGAGCTGGAGAAGGCATGTATAAACTCCAACACAAGAATATATGACAAATACAACAAAAGATATAACAAGACAAGGAAAGTAAATACAATAATGAGGAACCTTGAGCTTGATCTTTCGTTGCTTGTAAATACCTCTTGTAGACTTAGAAATGCACAATACTTCACACAAAAATCTTCCAAGAACTAGCGATGATGAGGGGGGAGAAGAGGTACGTTTGAATCTTTGTCATCACCTTTATATCCCGTAGATTagggctctcaatcgattggtcttACCCCCAATCAATTGCTACATCATATTTGAGCCCATCCAGCTATCCAAACCTTGCAATGACTCTTTTTccattctcccaatcgatcacttgatcgattaagTGCTTTTGGATCGATCACCCAATCAATTAAGATCACCTATGTGATATCACAAGAACCCTCATAATCGATTGGGCACCTTCCCAATTGATTCATCATTTTCGTGAAATAGCTACGGTGCTTAATGAAaaatcagctctcaatcgattagtcaatcaatTCCCAGGCTTGAATCGATCATCCAATCGATGTAGCCATTCTTTGTTTATCGTGAAGATAATGCGCCCAATTGATCATCTAATCGTGAAGATAATATGCCCAATTGATCACCTGGCATAGCCCAATCGATCACATGATCGATTAGGAATGCTTTTGTGAGTCATAGAGAAGTgtgctcaatcgatccactgattgattggtgTAGCACTCAATTGATTACTTGATTGATTGCCCAACCTTAACTTGCTTAACCCAAATATAGAATTCCCTTGCCCAACctccgatcaaccgtgacctattagaACTTCTCTATCATATGTTTGGtcaaccttttgacccacttggattctGCTAACTTTTCATTAGACTTTTAATCACCAAATGAGGACtttcttgatccacttggattttccttttgcctatcCATAATTAGGACTTTACTTTGCCAACGTGTggttctccttgacccacttggactttcctttgcctaaccatagttagggctttcctttgccaacgtgtgatccttcttgatccacttgaactttgcttgcctaaccgtagttaatACTTTCCATGCTAACatgcagtcctccttgacccacttggactttccttgccaacatGTGGTCGTcgttgacccacttagactttccttgccaacgtgtagtcctctttgacccacttggacttcctttaccgaactacagttaggactttccttaccAACGTAcggtcctccttaacccactttaactttccttgccaacgtggggtcctccttgacccacttagacttcccttttcctaaccctcgagttaggacttgCCTTACATAACTTCTAGTTAGAACTTTACCAGTCAAGTACCgatcctccttgacctacttgacctttctAACATATTGTCCAACCAGGTTGTCCacaacatattgtccaaacatcaaaacttaagctcaaatccactcgagcttagtcaaattggtcaaccttgacccaaggaatgattacactaacaatctcccaacaaAGGCGACTACATCTAAGACCTAGTCCTAATGACTACCATCACTATTTTTCTCCTTTTTGAATACCTTTCAgaggtgaagaagcctcttacaatatcTATTGTTAAAAATCAATACAACACAAAATAAAACACATTACCAATGAAAGCAAAAATAACTTTACAATTGAAACTATGCTTTGCTTGCTCTTTTGTTGCTTTGGATTGCCTTTTGATGGTAGGAAATATAGCACTTAATCTCCTAACCCTAAAGAATCAGCCCTTCAAAGTCTCCTCGAAATCCTCTTTTATAGAGTTGCTTTTGGGCTATTTTTTTCCTAGCAATCGATTACTAAACTTTGGCAATTGATTGTTGTTCTATGAATTCAACCATTGCTCTGACCTATAGCATAATGACTCAATTTTACCTTATCAATTGATTGCTAAACTCTAATTGATTGTGAGTGTACCAATCGATTGctaatctatatcaatcaattacaATACCTACTGTATAATGCTATAATGCTATCAATCGATTGCTGGAACTCAATAATCGATTGGTATCCATCAGTTAATCTAGGAAGTTGAGTTGGGAGCATTATGTTTGTTGCTACGTTATCATCAGTCGATTGCTAGATTCCAGTAGTCAATTGTTAGACCTAGCAATCGATTATTATGTTTCAGTAGTCGATTGTTGCATTCCAGCAATTAATTATTTGATTTTGGCAATCAATTATTGTATTCTAGCAAACCCCCTTTACTCCCTCGAACCCTGAATTCAAGGTTTTAGGATTTAATAATTGATTGTCACTTTCTAGCAATTGATTACTATTCATGTTTTAACATTTCCAAAACTAAAATTTTGTCTTACCTAGTACTCGATTGAACTCAACCTACTAATACTTTATTTTGCTAACATTtattcaaccttgacctatcgaaGCTATCCATTGTTTGACATCTAGTCAACCTTAATCTATTGAAACTTTATTATTGCCTAGTATCCAGTTTGTTGCAGGCACCCAGAGTTGGTTCAAGCGTCTGGACCAGCAAAACTCAtccagaagctgagttggagcgcaATGACTGGCCGAACCTACGTCAACGGTTCAGGCACCTGGAgggggtccgggtgcccgaaggtggataaacttcgagggtgaagtttcgacgagagctcaCCACGTCAGCATAGTATAAGCACCCGGGAGGGGATCTAGGTGCCTGGATAGGGCTATAAAAGAAGGCTTCGACCAGTAGCTTAAAATCATTAAGTGTTATGACTTTCATTCCTATGTGCTGCTCAGTAAAAGCTCTTACAAATCTATAACACTCCTCTGACAACCGACGATCGAGTTCTCCTTACTTTCTTTGTTGTCAGTAACCTTTTTTAGTTCACTTGTACTTCATTACTATATTAttcaaactattagtggatttcccAATAAAAGGACTCAATGagcgcggaccttggagtaggagtcgtcgaatgcttcgaaccaagtaaaaaattatttttgttagcgtgtgcttctctttttctttctcgCTTCTTCTTCTCAACTTTTTATTCACTGCGTATTCTGAACTTCCAAAAAAGTGAAGAACGCAATTCACACCTTCATCTAGcatctttacgatccaacaagtggtatcagagtgagactATTCTAAATTGGTGAAACCATCAATCGAGCAGGGGGTTCTTGTCACGCCAcgagggtatacttgtcctccAAAGTATATGATACCCCCTAGTAATAATAtatgaaataatttatatcaaATCACTTAAAGACAACACAATAAGCTAAAAATGATAATGCGTGTATATATGCATGTACATGTGAACATACACAAAATTTGATATAGAAAGAAACTATAACCATAAGCAATGGAAATAATAAAATGAAGTAATTCAACATAAATCTAACTCGAGCAGGACTGACAGCCAGAACCTCTGAGCGACACACATCCTCTATTAACTTAAAAGTCAAAGGAAAAGTAAAGGATAGTGAGTACAACAACTCAGTGGATAGAAGAAGATAGTGTATGAATAATATACTTTTAGGAGATCAAAGGATGTAGTATCAAGTGAAGTACTTATTATAATAGTAAAAGAGTCAATATGAGCAACCACTAAGTATAACTAACTATATACTCATCTACTAAACTATTCCACCAGGTAAGACCAATAAATTGGGGGTATATACAGATCCTGCACATTATAATCGTGTACACATGCAAGTAACAGAAATCAGTCATCATACATAGGAGTAAGCACTCTACTACAAGAAATACAAATAACTAAGACATCTAGCTAGGAACTGTGAGAGGAACGCTCTATCATGAATGGTCTCGTGGGCAGTCTAAAATGTCAAGGGCCTTGCCTGTGGGAGAAATGCTCTATTATGAATGGTCTTGTGGGCAAACAggtagtagctatctaactacggATTATGGGAGACATGCTTTGTTGGCGCCctgagttagttttgatgtggttaaccaagttaaattaggtcttgTGTTTGTTTGatgcattgtgtctaagtgtgcaggaacttaggagtacatgaAGTTGAGCGAAgatacagctagtgagaaggacagcatgagagagagtcgataggcttggtgcgtctgagggatgaagtACTTCAAAAGGGTATGTTGGCAGATGAGAAGAAAGAGCGCAATATTTTTGAAGAAAGAGAAGTCGGAGcaaaagcttgctcgaggagaaggttggaaaaTGAGTTCagatgagccctattctggatggccaaaatcacctaaGAGAACAAAGCTGAATCAGAGAAGAATCGGACAGTCAACAAGTTGTTGACTATTTGGGCACTTGGACCAAGTCTGGCCACCCGAATGCTCTGGGAACCCGGACCACCCTGAGCAGCCCAGGGCGCCTCCTCGACTCGCCCCTATTTGGGTCCACATTAGCACGGTTTGAGCGCCTAGAACTGGTCCAGGCACCCataccaaaaaaatttaaaactttattcATGCTAAGGCGCCCTAACCCATTTCATCCACTCGGATCTGCCACATCAGCAAATAGATATATTCAACCaacaggctataaatagagccctggtctcaGTAGTTCACATCATCACTTGTATACGAATTTCTTTAGTGTTCTACTACTCTAATTGTGAGCTATCAATGTTATAAGAGGTTACTCCGCTCGAAGAAGATCTTCATAAATGAGATTTTAATAGTATTGGATTAGTAATCTtgtgattgcaaaccaagtaaatttatgTGTcacttttattaattaattagcttattaattccttttatacaagtgtttgtcttaatcaagctataagatcgAGAAATGTTTGGTCttttttttaggcaattcacccccccccccctcttatcGACCTCGTGGGTCctaatgtaacgccccgccccttcttgcctaagctgacgggggttacttatcatttcttcttaaaacagcggaagtcttatctatagtatattttaaaaaaaaaaaactttttctttacttttcaaatcatcatcactaactacctatcatatgagtcacaaaacatgcttaacataaatttaagccataatactaaagagtatgatgaaatgtcatggagtcataaaagagagacataagcataattcttattaactagaagcaggtctttctctttagccgagtcactactacacacgtccttcttgcctcctcctgctgctcccttagtacatccattctttgcccttatctgtggtacaaggaaagtaagctgtgagcacataaggctcagtaagatcctttcctactcacaaataccgtatagcataacttaatctccaaggcataaaACATAAAGATAActaatcatatcatgtatagaagcatcatatcgtaacataatcgtaaggtatcatggcatatcataacatgcatcctagcataacatatcatgaacataagcatcatggcatatcatgataaaatcataaagtgcatcctagcataacataatcatatgtatcatggcatatcataacataatcataaagtgcatcctagcataacatatcatatgtatcatggcatatcataacataatcataaagtgttatgcgagatgactttcaaaaacatgattcatgcaaaaaTATAtacaacatgtcttttgaaaacttattacatgcatacttaaacataatcataacatgattagggccccggcttgtaccacatacataaatgcgcgcgtcctatgtaggtccaaggtagcaagtcttgaaccctacaaggcatacatactaggcccgtttcttagtccatcgacctaggggcacttaggagcccatccctaacgaggcccgtttcttagtccatcgacctcggggcgcttatggagcccacccttggtacaagccatatagagtaaagtagcatgtcatacatatcatggttcttattatttcatgcacatcatatttcttatcatatcataccatacagaatttgggcacacagctcatcataatagcatgtataatttggacacacaacacatcataattacatgcatagtttgggcacacaactcatcataaatagcatgcataatttgggacacagctcatcataatttcatgcataaattgggcacacagctcatcataaatagcatgcatatcttgggcacacagcacagcataagggttaccaacaTACATAGATCATACGTATACATAATTAAATATAGAAGCataacaagctcttaccacattataaaacatttcatgtgagatacatgggaaatcatatttagatttctaaccctaatgtcatgtaatggccgaaacatatagatgtgacttaggttagaaatcaacatacaagcatgtgaaccctaaaccaatatcatatcatataccataaggaaacatcatggGCATGCTTttggttaggttctaggtttcctaagcttataaatcttatcatggccgaatcttatcaatcatcacattgggttaaaaaacaacattcaagcatgtgaaacctaaaccaatatcatatcatataccataaggaaacatcatgagcatgttttaggttaggttctaggtttcctaagcttataaatcttatcatggtcgaatcttatcaatcatcacattgggttaaaaacaacattcaagcatgtggaacctaaaccaatttcatagcaaatattacaaggaacatcatgagcatagttaggttaggttccaagtttcctagtcccttaaacttgttgtggccgaaacctttagggcttggaactaggtttcatgtgtcATAAAAGCagggaaaccctaaaccaatttcataacaattattacaaggaacaacatgagcataattaggttaggttccaagtttcctaggcccttaaacttgttgtggccgaaaccatTAAGTCTTGGAGCTAGGTTACaagtgtcatgaaagcatggaaaccctaaatcaatttcataacaattattacaaggaacaacataaacataattaggttaagttctaagtttcctaggcccttaaacttgttgtggccgacacttgtaaggcttgaatctagttttcaagtgtcataaaagcatgagaaccctaaaccaatttcataacaattattacaaggaacaacataagcataattaggttaggttctaagtttcctaggcccttatacttgttgtggccgaatgttcatggggcatgaaaacaagttctaaccacactacaacatgagtatgtcatattaattttcatgtcttgtcttaaggaggatcatggcatgattagtttaggtttaacaattttctaggcccctaatcctatcatggccgaatacttaggagcatggaaaaaagttcaatcatcatataggcatgagcaaatcatgttaacaactttctcatcatgaagtacatatcataaaacaaaaaaggagcatgcttggtttgagtcttaacttacctatttcctttattcatgtttggccAAGAGTCTAGGGATATgattctaagttctaaccaaaaattctagcatatgaacattagataaatccctaccataagatacatgttacaagaagcatattgagcatgtcaaaatttaggtctttacatttcctagattcttctttttagtcttgtcttggccgaaaatttcatgaaggtatcctaggtttttaggcaaccaaaaCTCATAGAAAACACACAAgttattgtaccacaggtgagggaaacttacctcctttcgcttgtggtttttcttaaggaagaaGGTATCCTAAGTTCCAAGGAAGgaaaaagcttcttcttcttgtacctctttttgcttctcttgcttggaagggatggatattgaaggcttcttctcgaaatttagttttcttggagaggaacttagcttagcttttggaataaggggagggaagggctcttggtttcggtgaagaaagcggaaggagaaggaaggaggaagaaaaaggaatttaatctcttgtttttcttctcccaatctatttattcttttgccaatgaaacatgtcttcattcattccctcaactcctcttttccttcattcctttaattcccacgaaaatagagagaggaagggaagtaggcaatttatcttttgcttacttcttctcttaaccaagaggaagaggaggtaagccacttggttttctcttgctcttttgcttagttttcttttattttcttcccaTCTTTAACgaaattttcattcctttctatccaaatattattcattattctagtggttatcatacatcaatttatctctattatttgtgggaggttcaaggttcaatccttgacctcacatcttcttattctattttggtttctattttcccttttctcttattctttttatttctatgctctaaagaaaaaataatacccatatacttatcttataatttcgtgggtgttacagtaccccatacctcatagaaagttcgtcctcgaacttagaatagcgacggatacttctgtctcatatcatcttcCCGTTCCCACGTGGCATCTTCGtatcgttgattttgccacaggacctttactaagggtacttctttgttccttagtcttttgacgtctcgatccaatatctgaattggtcggctctcgtaggttaggtcctcttgtaATTGTACTTcccgtggttcgatcacttggtacGTGTTCGGAATGCATTTCttcagcatcgaaacgtggaacacgttgtgaatggctgacatctcttgaggcagctctatttcgtaagctactttgccgattcttttcagaactcggtatggtcccacataacgcGGGCTTTgttttcccttcttaccgaacctcattactcctttcataggagctactttgagaaatactgagtctccgacaccgaattccaatggccttcgtcactTATCcgtataattcttctgtcgactctgagcagtttctattcgttggcggatgttctgtatagcccgggtggtgttatcgatgaactcgatttggaatcccatctctttcttttcaccgccttcgtatataggggatctacatttcctcccgtataGAGCCTCGTAAGgcgccatcccaatagtagcctggtaactattgttgtaggcgaatttcgctaggcataaatatcggctccagctccctt
This window contains:
- the LOC122033812 gene encoding E3 SUMO-protein ligase MMS21-like — translated: MVRGKTQIRRIENLASRQVTFSKHRRGLLKKTFELSVLCDAEYQMSSIPQNIHHAGQRMPGEEQEDIVITSTQNNLLNMKCPLTGKPVTELMDCNHIYEKEPVIHYISTKKPHPRCSVVGCPKILQVGRVVCDALLTIEIDEMRLASATNINSTMVEDFYRS